CGGCTATATGAGGAGTGGGTGGCTTCTCCACCAGTACCGAACGGACTGCCCGCTGGACAGCGGTAAAAACGGCACTTTCATCTGAAAATTTAACTTCTGCCTTGGTGGGGTGAATATTTACATCTACCAGCGCCCCATCCAGCCATATATTTATAACCCCCAGAGGGTAACGCCCCACCATAAGCAAGCCGCTGTAGGCCTGTTCTGCCGCTTTTTGCAAAGCCCTGCTCTGGATAAGGCGGCGGTTAACAAAGAAATGGAGGGAATTACGGTTGGAACGGCTGATTTCAGGCGGGCTTACCAGACCGCTGATATTTATGGCAGATGAACGGTAAGAGTCTGTTTCCAAATCCAGCATTTTACTTGCAACGTCGTTTCCGTATATTTCCAGCACGGCATCCCGCAGTTTGCCGTTGCCGGGGGTATTTAAGGTATTCCGCCCGTCAATGCTCAGAGTAAACTTGACCTCAGGGTAAGCCAAAGCATAGCTCAGCACCACTTCCGACACTTTGGAGGCTTCATGCTGGGGGGTTTTAAGGAATTTCAGGCGGGCAGGCACCCGGCTGAAAAGGCGGGTGAGCTTTATAGTAGTACCTGGTGAACGTGCCATACGGGTATGCTTAACCATTTCGCCGCCGGACAAAGACAAATAAGTGCCGCTTTCTTCAGTTCGGGCAGCCGTCAGCATTTCCAAATCTGCCACCGCCGCAATACTGGGCAGGGCTTCACCCCTGAAACCCAGACTGGAGATAGCATAAATATCTTCAAAGCTGGAAAGCTTGCTGGTGGCATGGCGTTCAAAGGCCAGCAAAACTTCCGAAAAAACTATGCCGCACCCGTCATCACTTACTTCTATATAGCCAATGCCGCCTTCGCGGATAACAACATCCACCCGTTTAGCCCCGGCATCAAGAGAGTTTTCCAGCAGCTCTTTGACCACGGAAGACGGCCTTTCAATGACCTCTCCGGCGGCTATGCGGGCAATAGTTGCCTTGTCCAGCAGTTTTATAGGCATAAAATACTTTCTTTCTTAGAAAATATATTTAATTCTAAACTCTAAGCGGGGTTTGGTAAATAGGTGAAGGTGAAACAGGCGGAGAAACTGCCTAGTTTTCCAGTTTGGTCAGGCGGGCAAAGCTGAGCATCAGGCGTTTCATGCCTACCGAATGGAAAGATATCATAACCTCGGCATCATTTTTCACCCGGTTGATACTGGTTACAATCCCTTCGCCAAACTGGGGGTGCAGCACCCTGTCACCCGCTTCCAGTTCCAGCAGTTTGGGGGCGGGAGGAGACGCTGACTTAATGGACATGCCCGCACTTTGCAGATGCTGTTTGATAACGGGTGAAACTGCCGAAGCGGCAGTATGCTGCTCGGACAAGGGCTGTTTTTCACGGCCTTTGGTGATACTCTGGGGTATATCCTTAAGATAACGTGAGGGTTCGTTTACATTGCTCTGCCCCATAAGGGAGCGGCGGAAAGCCCGCACCAGGTAAAGCCGCTTGCGGGCACGGGTTACACCCACATAACACAGGCGGCGTTCTTCCTGCATCTGGGCGGGGTCATCAAACGAACGGCTGTGCGGCAGGACACCCTCTTCCATACCCACCATGAAAACCACCGGGTATTCCAGCCCTTTGGCCTGATGCAGGGTGATAAGGGTAACAGCCGAAACACCTTCCTCAAGGCTGTCTAAATCTGATACCAGGGCCACGCTTTCCAGAAAAACCGAGAGCCCTTCGGGCGGGACTATTTCCTGATACTGCTGAGCAACTGTCCGCAGTTCAAGTATATTATCCCAGCGCTCCTCCCCGTCTTCGGAGGCAAACAGGAATTCACGGTAATTTATACCCTCAAGCAGCCTGTCCAGCAGGTTTAAAAGGGGCAGATTACGGGCATCCGCCACCAGTGACTTCAGTAAAAGACCGAAGTCAGTCAGGGGTTTTAAGCCCCGGCTGGGTATGGGCGGTTTGGGGGTATTTTCATCTGATAAATTTACAAGTGATTCATACAGGCTGATATCCTGCTCTCTGGCAAACTGGCCCAAATCTGAAAGGGTTTTAGCCCCTATTCCGCGGGTGGGTATGTTTATAACCCTCTGGAGGCTGACGCTATCCTGAGGGTTTTGCAGCAAACGCAGATAAGCTACAATATCTTTAACCTCACGCCGCTGGTAAAAGCGGGTG
This sequence is a window from Dehalococcoides mccartyi 195. Protein-coding genes within it:
- the mutL gene encoding DNA mismatch repair endonuclease MutL — protein: MPIKLLDKATIARIAAGEVIERPSSVVKELLENSLDAGAKRVDVVIREGGIGYIEVSDDGCGIVFSEVLLAFERHATSKLSSFEDIYAISSLGFRGEALPSIAAVADLEMLTAARTEESGTYLSLSGGEMVKHTRMARSPGTTIKLTRLFSRVPARLKFLKTPQHEASKVSEVVLSYALAYPEVKFTLSIDGRNTLNTPGNGKLRDAVLEIYGNDVASKMLDLETDSYRSSAINISGLVSPPEISRSNRNSLHFFVNRRLIQSRALQKAAEQAYSGLLMVGRYPLGVINIWLDGALVDVNIHPTKAEVKFSDESAVFTAVQRAVRSVLVEKPPTPHIAEEASVYRQESARQEPIWGETPKPAGTVQQYFSPVIQSAKTSVLPLLRLVGQIGGLYLLAEGPDGLYIIDQHAAHERIRYEEIASQTPSENARQSLLDPFILELNPVQEAMIEKCKSELDLMGFEIEEFGRRVYRVQSIPAGFTAPQAKALLSELVDNPKDAPAEIKERLQRLMACHTAVRAGQVLNEAEMRELLLKLEKTAVPGHCPHGRPTIVKIDFCQLEKDFKRT